In the Anser cygnoides isolate HZ-2024a breed goose chromosome 27, Taihu_goose_T2T_genome, whole genome shotgun sequence genome, one interval contains:
- the LOC106045631 gene encoding kelch-like protein 24 → MSKDCVRTELILTGQQSTDMESAQEAEELGPQAEMVADTVLEVGERLFQVSRRALSLHSRYFEAMFFGGARESAEQHIVIRGIDAAPFQALLEFTRTAQVLIGQENVISLLETADFFQFDRVKLLCEKFLERELHVSNCLGLMTYSQQFAFVELHASAMNVALTHWGDVMCQEEFKALPKEMLMHFLKSDELFVPREDVVFDSIMRWIMEDPATREEDFLDLVGQVRVTFLSLSFLDVLVKRSKRHGQTDTFSRLIRKLDSCPPPSWQNMKLCPNAGRSYDTLYVLGGKHDNEQQELFLFQPKTGTWQACSPLQRRNLTQYAVAAVGNFLFVTGGYFRDEFVWYSVDWVLIYNCLSNSWLEGPAMKKSRNSHCAVGAGLYLYVLGGSTDEGIIATVERMALVDPQWESMSPMVQPVERGDAVSVGTRIYVVCGLDENGHVYGGVQRLNTETDSWDVISFSPLPRYDLCITSLNGALYTIGGGAFRFDVETDEWTHVDEECLTKKFFMGCSTVNGQIYLLGQRKGNSALPIVVLFDPYVDMCQVIENKLPCPLPIRGCVSVRRFDTWA, encoded by the exons ATGAGTAAAGACTGCGTAAGGACGGAGTTAATTTTAACTGGTCAGCAGTCAACAGACATGGAGTCCGCACAAGAAGCGGAAGAACTGGGACCTCAGGCAGAAATGGTTGCAGACACAGTTCTTGAGGTCGGAGAGAGACTCTTTCAGGTCAGCCGAAGGGCACTTTCACTACACAGCCGTTACTTTGAAGCAATGTTTTTTGGGGGTGCAAGAGAGAGCGCTGAACAACATATAGTGATCAGAGGGATCGATGCAGCGCCTTTTCAGGCACTTCTTGAGTTTACTCGCACAGCGCAAGTGCTTATAGGTCAAGAAAATGTGATCAGCTTACTGgaaacagctgatttttttcagtttgacagGGTGAAACTGTTGTGTGAGAAATTTCTGGAGAGGGAGCTGCATGTTTCCAACTGCCTGGGCCTGATGACCTACTCACAGCAATTTGCCTTTGTAGAGCTGCATGCATCTGCTATGAATGTGGCTCTCACCCACTGGGGGGATGTGATGTGTCAGGAAGAATTTAAGGCTCTACCCAAAGAAATGTTGATGCACTTCCTAAAAAGTGATGAGCTGTTTGTTCCTCGAGAAGATGTGGTTTTTGACAGTATTATGAGGTGGATAATGGAGGACCCAGCAACGAGGGAGGAAGACTTTTTGGATTTGGTGGGCCAAGTCAGGGTCACTTTTCTGAGTTTGTCCTTCCTCGATGTCTTGGTGAAACGCAGCAAGCGCCATGGACAGACAGATACCTTCTCCAGACTAATAAGGAAGTTAGACAGCTGTCCTCCACCCAGCTGGCAAAATATGAAGCTGTGTCCTAATGCTGGTCGGAGCTACGACACCTTATATGTCCTGGGAGGAAAGCATGACAACGAACAGcaagaattatttctgtttcaaccTAAAACAGGGACCTGGCAGGCTTGTTCTCCACTGCAGCGCAGAAACCTCACGCAATATGCAGTGGCAGCAGTAG GGAACTTCCTTTTTGTGACAGGAGGATATTTCCGGGATGAGTTTGTGTGGTATAGTGTGGATTGGGTGCTGATCTACAATTGTTTGAGTAACAGCTGGCTGGAAGGGCCTGCCATGAAGAAGTCTCGCAATAGCCATTGTGCGGTAGGAGCAGGGCTCTACCTGTATGTACTTGGAGGGAGCACAGATGAAGGGATAATCGCAACAGTGGAGCGCATGGCTTTGGTGGACCCACAGTGGGAAAGCATGAGTCCTATGGTTCAGCCTGTGGAGAGAGGAGATGCAGTCAGTGTGGGGACCAGGATCTATGTGGTCTGTGGCCTGGATGAAAATGGACATGTCTATGGTGGAGTGCAAAGGCTGAACACAGAGACGGACAGCTGGGATGTCATCTCATTTTCCCCACTTCCAAG GTATGACCTCTGCATCACATCACTGAATGGTGCTCTATACACCATAGGAGGGGGAGCTTTTCGATTTGATGTGGAAACAGATGAATGGACTCATGTGGATGAGGAATGCTTGACCAAGAAGTTCTTCATGGGATGCAGCACTGTTAATGGACAAATTTATCTCCTTGGACAGAGAAAGGGGAACAGTGCCCTCCCCATTGTAGTCCTCTTTGATCCCTATGTTGATATGTGCCAGGTCATAGAGAACAAACTGCCTTGCCCCCTTCCTATTCGTGGCTGTGTCTCTGTGCGAAGGTTTGATACATGGGCATGA
- the LSM7 gene encoding U6 snRNA-associated Sm-like protein LSm7, with amino-acid sequence MANVGGGGGGGGGGGAGKMADKEKKKKESILDLSKYIDKTIRVKFQGGREASGVLKGFDPLLNLVLDGTIEYMRDPDDQYKLTEDTRQLGLVVCRGTSVVLICPQDGMEAIPNPFIQQQDG; translated from the exons ATGGCGAACGTCGgcgggggtggcggcggcggtggtggcggcggcgcgggCAAGATGGCG GataaggagaagaagaagaaggagagcATCTTGGACCTCTCCAAGTACATCGACAAAACGATCCGGGTGAAGTTTCAAGGTGGGAGAGAAG CAAGTGGCGTCTTGAAAGGATTTGACCCTCTACTGAACCTTGTGCTTGATGGTACCATTGAATATATGAGAG ACCCAGATGATCAATACAAATTAACAGAAGACACGCGTCAGCTGGGACTTGTGGTCTGCAGAGGGACTTCTGTGGTTCTTATTTGTCCACAGGATGGCATGGAAGCAATTCCAAACCCTTTCATTCAGCAGCAAGATGGCTAA